From Nonomuraea helvata, a single genomic window includes:
- a CDS encoding DUF1961 family protein produces MTELYRNPLATPADLAGFRMEGDGATSFPQGRLRLESLRPPSDGQAANLVLWCPEEFPADVRIEWDFWPMREPGLAIMFFHARGRNGEDLFDPGLAARTGPYDQYHHGDIDAYHVSYFRRMWASERSLHTCNLRKSHGFHLVAQGPDPLPAVLDAEGPYAMRLEVKAGTITFAVNDLVSFRWQDDGSVGGSALAGGKIGFRQMAPLIGEYANLRVYRH; encoded by the coding sequence TTGACCGAGCTCTATCGCAATCCCCTGGCCACCCCCGCTGACCTGGCCGGCTTCCGCATGGAGGGGGACGGCGCCACGTCTTTCCCCCAGGGACGCCTGCGCCTGGAGAGTCTGAGACCGCCTTCAGACGGCCAGGCGGCCAACCTGGTCCTCTGGTGCCCCGAGGAGTTCCCCGCCGACGTGCGGATCGAATGGGATTTCTGGCCCATGAGAGAGCCTGGCCTGGCCATCATGTTCTTCCACGCCAGGGGCAGGAACGGCGAGGACCTGTTCGACCCCGGCCTGGCGGCGCGCACCGGCCCCTACGACCAGTACCACCACGGCGACATCGACGCCTACCACGTCTCCTACTTCCGCCGCATGTGGGCCTCGGAACGCTCGTTGCACACCTGCAACCTGCGCAAGAGCCACGGCTTCCACCTGGTCGCGCAGGGTCCCGACCCGCTCCCGGCGGTGCTCGACGCCGAAGGCCCGTACGCCATGCGCCTCGAGGTCAAGGCCGGGACGATCACGTTCGCGGTCAACGATTTGGTCTCGTTCCGGTGGCAGGACGACGGCTCTGTCGGCGGCTCCGCCCTGGCAGGAGGCAAGATCGGGTTTCGGCAGATGGCGCCGCTGATCGGAGAGTACGCAAATCTCCGGGTCTATCGTCATTGA
- a CDS encoding ABC transporter permease produces MATDLAPPPARAASKPGRRRRPGLGASLARYRWLYLMLIPGVVYFALFKYLPMYGITIAFQDFLPFLGYSGSPWVGFQHFQDLFTGPDFGRLMFNTLFLALLTVVFIFPAPIVVALLLNELRINVLKRSVQSVMYIPHFLSWTIVASLTYLLFSADYGVLAGWIRDILGDTAKIDYIAQEEWFRPLIILQQLWKLTGWGTIIYLAALAGVDPQLYEAARMDGASRFRQLWHVTLPAIRPTIVVMAILTSGNLLDTGFEQIWLMTTSLNRSVADVFDTYVYYTGITQGAISYSTAVGLFKGVVGCILIFGSNWLAKRLGQRGLL; encoded by the coding sequence GTGGCCACCGACCTGGCGCCGCCTCCCGCGAGGGCGGCGAGCAAGCCCGGCCGACGCCGGAGGCCGGGATTGGGCGCGTCCCTGGCGCGCTACCGCTGGCTCTACTTGATGCTCATCCCGGGTGTCGTCTATTTCGCGCTCTTCAAGTACCTGCCGATGTACGGCATCACCATCGCCTTCCAGGACTTCCTGCCGTTCCTCGGCTACTCCGGCAGCCCCTGGGTCGGCTTCCAGCACTTCCAGGACCTGTTCACCGGGCCGGACTTCGGCCGGCTGATGTTCAACACGCTGTTCCTGGCGCTCCTGACCGTGGTCTTCATCTTCCCCGCGCCGATCGTCGTCGCGCTGCTGCTGAACGAGCTGCGGATCAACGTGCTCAAGCGTTCGGTCCAGTCGGTGATGTACATCCCGCACTTCCTGTCCTGGACGATCGTCGCGTCCCTGACATATCTGCTGTTCTCCGCGGACTACGGGGTGCTCGCCGGATGGATCCGCGACATACTCGGCGACACCGCGAAGATCGACTACATCGCGCAGGAGGAGTGGTTCCGGCCGCTGATCATCCTGCAGCAGTTGTGGAAGCTGACCGGCTGGGGCACGATCATCTACCTCGCCGCGCTGGCGGGTGTGGACCCGCAGCTGTACGAGGCGGCACGCATGGACGGCGCCAGCCGCTTCCGCCAGCTCTGGCACGTCACGCTGCCGGCCATCCGCCCCACGATCGTCGTCATGGCCATCCTCACTTCGGGCAACCTGCTCGACACGGGCTTCGAGCAGATCTGGCTCATGACCACCTCGCTGAACCGCTCGGTGGCCGACGTGTTCGACACCTACGTCTACTACACCGGCATCACCCAGGGCGCTATCAGCTACTCCACCGCCGTCGGCCTCTTCAAGGGCGTCGTCGGCTGCATCCTGATCTTCGGCTCCAACTGGCTGGCCAAGCGCCTCGGCCAGCGTGGACTGCTCTAG
- a CDS encoding Tat pathway signal sequence domain protein: MTALRWLDRPGEQGVTWGVPWPRGTVERDAPFALADADGREVPVQSWVTATWPDGSVKWSAHAIGAQPAAYSYRVEPGREPAAAATPVTVAHEGGVLTVSTGVVTWAIEESGGTLARSISRGSREIARDVRLVSLRQSEPTPDEGGAVARSESTGQVAAVTVEQDGPLRAVVRLEGRHGDWLPFTVRLYFHAGAEQVRIMHTFVWDGDPERDFLAGLGLRADVVMRDDLHDRHVRLAGSGGFLTEAVRGLTGLRRDPGEPARRAQVEGRPAGEIDPEVAGRLHLIPAWNDYTLDQSSADGFTLRKRTAPGHAWVTIPSGTRSAGYGYVGGVSGGLGFGLRDFWRLHPTRLDIRNAATDLATVTVWMWSPSAPAMDVRFYHDGMGQDTFAEQLEGLEVTYEDYEPGFGDAHGVARTHELTLRAHDATPASRAIAEHAAAMDRPGLLAVSPSRMREAGVFGVWELPDRSTPAHAEIEDRLDFLFDLYVREREQRRWYGFWDYGDVMHTYDPDRHTWRYDVGGYAWDNSELSPDLWLWLQYLRTGRSDVFRFAESMTRHTGEVDVYHAGRWKGLGTRHNVQHWGCSCKQLRISNAAYRRFYYYLTADERTGDLLDELSTPEETFVVIDPTRKVREDVYTPDPSALSVGLGTDWGSLAAAWLTRWERHGDERARDRLLGTMADIGALPHGFLTGEARLDLATGRFDTSRDKISVSHLSSLFGLPEMCAELIALDLDVPGFEQAWLQYCRLYLATPELQEAEVGERLSGISLIQAHSRLTAYAAARTGDAELAAWAWRKFSVDEGDQLNRNGLQRQKDWRLTPVDGPHVLSPVREAPFVSTNDASQYGLAAIHNLALIGKHLAGR, encoded by the coding sequence ATGACCGCACTCCGCTGGCTGGACCGACCGGGCGAGCAGGGGGTGACCTGGGGGGTCCCGTGGCCGCGCGGCACGGTCGAGCGGGACGCGCCGTTCGCGCTGGCCGACGCGGACGGGCGCGAGGTGCCCGTGCAGAGCTGGGTGACCGCCACCTGGCCGGACGGCTCGGTCAAGTGGTCGGCCCACGCCATCGGCGCGCAGCCGGCCGCGTACTCGTACCGCGTCGAGCCGGGACGCGAGCCCGCCGCCGCGGCCACCCCGGTCACCGTGGCCCATGAGGGCGGGGTGCTGACCGTGAGCACCGGCGTGGTCACCTGGGCGATCGAGGAGTCCGGCGGCACGCTGGCCCGCTCGATCTCGCGCGGGAGCCGCGAGATCGCGAGGGACGTCCGCCTGGTCAGCCTCCGCCAGAGCGAGCCCACCCCCGACGAGGGCGGCGCGGTCGCCCGCTCGGAGAGCACCGGGCAGGTCGCCGCGGTCACGGTCGAGCAGGACGGGCCGCTGCGTGCCGTGGTCCGGCTGGAGGGCAGGCACGGCGACTGGCTGCCGTTCACCGTGCGCCTGTACTTCCACGCGGGCGCCGAACAGGTGCGGATCATGCACACGTTCGTCTGGGACGGCGACCCCGAGCGCGACTTCCTGGCCGGGCTCGGGCTCCGCGCCGACGTGGTCATGCGCGACGACCTCCACGACCGGCACGTACGCCTGGCCGGCAGCGGCGGCTTCCTCACCGAGGCCGTACGCGGCCTGACCGGGCTGCGCCGCGACCCCGGCGAGCCCGCACGCCGGGCACAGGTCGAGGGCCGGCCGGCCGGCGAGATCGACCCCGAGGTGGCCGGCCGCCTGCACCTCATCCCCGCCTGGAACGACTACACGCTCGACCAGAGCTCCGCCGACGGCTTCACGCTGCGCAAGCGCACCGCGCCGGGCCACGCCTGGGTGACGATCCCCTCGGGGACCCGCTCGGCCGGGTACGGCTACGTCGGCGGTGTCAGCGGCGGCCTCGGCTTCGGACTGCGCGACTTCTGGCGCCTGCACCCCACCCGCCTCGACATCAGGAACGCGGCCACCGACCTGGCCACCGTGACCGTCTGGATGTGGTCGCCGTCCGCGCCGGCCATGGACGTGCGCTTCTACCACGACGGCATGGGCCAGGACACGTTCGCCGAGCAGCTCGAGGGCCTGGAGGTCACGTACGAGGACTACGAGCCCGGCTTCGGCGACGCCCACGGCGTGGCCCGCACGCACGAGCTGACCCTGCGCGCCCACGACGCCACGCCGGCGTCGCGGGCCATCGCGGAGCACGCGGCCGCGATGGACCGGCCGGGACTGCTGGCTGTCAGCCCCTCGCGCATGCGCGAGGCCGGCGTGTTCGGCGTGTGGGAGCTGCCCGACCGCTCCACGCCCGCGCACGCCGAGATCGAGGACCGCCTGGACTTCCTGTTCGACCTGTACGTGCGCGAACGCGAGCAGCGCAGGTGGTACGGCTTCTGGGACTACGGCGACGTGATGCACACCTACGACCCGGACCGCCACACCTGGCGCTACGACGTGGGCGGCTACGCCTGGGACAACTCCGAGCTCTCGCCCGACCTGTGGCTGTGGCTGCAGTATCTGCGCACGGGACGATCGGACGTCTTCCGCTTCGCCGAGTCGATGACCCGCCACACCGGCGAGGTCGACGTCTACCACGCCGGCAGGTGGAAGGGCCTGGGCACCAGGCACAACGTGCAGCACTGGGGGTGCAGCTGCAAGCAGCTGCGCATCTCCAACGCCGCCTACCGCCGGTTCTACTACTACCTGACGGCCGACGAGCGCACGGGCGACCTGCTGGACGAGCTGAGCACGCCCGAGGAGACGTTCGTGGTGATCGACCCCACGCGCAAGGTACGCGAGGACGTCTACACCCCGGACCCGTCGGCGCTGTCGGTCGGCCTCGGGACGGACTGGGGGTCGCTGGCCGCCGCGTGGCTGACGCGCTGGGAGCGGCACGGCGACGAGCGGGCCAGAGACCGGTTGCTGGGCACGATGGCCGACATCGGGGCGCTGCCGCACGGCTTCCTGACCGGCGAGGCCCGGCTCGACCTGGCGACCGGACGGTTCGACACCTCGCGCGACAAGATCTCCGTCTCGCACCTGTCTTCGCTGTTCGGGCTGCCGGAGATGTGCGCCGAGCTGATCGCGCTCGACCTGGACGTGCCGGGGTTCGAGCAGGCGTGGCTGCAGTACTGCCGGCTCTACCTCGCGACACCCGAGCTGCAGGAGGCTGAGGTGGGGGAGCGGCTGAGCGGGATCTCGCTGATCCAGGCGCACAGCAGGCTCACCGCGTACGCGGCCGCCCGCACCGGGGACGCCGAGCTGGCGGCCTGGGCGTGGCGGAAGTTCTCCGTGGACGAGGGCGACCAGCTCAACCGCAACGGGTTGCAACGGCAGAAGGACTGGCGCCTGACCCCGGTGGACGGGCCGCACGTGCTCTCTCCCGTGCGGGAGGCGCCGTTCGTGAGCACGAACGACGCCAGCCAGTACGGCCTGGCCGCCATCCACAACCTGGCCCTGATCGGCAAGCACCTGGCAGGGCGGTAA
- a CDS encoding Uma2 family endonuclease has protein sequence MVMASRRRSCRLTPETDAVPLPSTARELFDALPPLPGLRTEVIDGRLIVSPVGTPEHARIAMLIYRALLPLLVQRGWDGFAGNVDVCIDGPRTPVEPDFVVAPPDCRRWGDRELLSSGLLMVAEVVSPSSAEDDRVKKPPMYAAGGVPVMLLVDPIAAPPTVTVLSDAKEGEYQTVTRVAMGSTVHIPDPIGFDLDTAVFSKL, from the coding sequence ATGGTCATGGCATCACGCAGGCGCTCCTGCAGGCTCACGCCGGAGACCGACGCTGTACCGCTACCCTCCACAGCCCGCGAGCTGTTCGACGCGCTGCCGCCCCTTCCCGGCCTCCGCACCGAAGTCATCGATGGGAGATTGATCGTGAGCCCCGTCGGCACCCCCGAGCATGCGAGAATCGCGATGCTGATCTACCGTGCGTTGCTCCCCCTCCTCGTTCAACGCGGCTGGGACGGCTTCGCAGGCAATGTGGATGTCTGCATCGATGGACCGCGGACCCCGGTCGAGCCCGATTTCGTGGTCGCCCCGCCCGACTGCCGTCGCTGGGGCGACCGGGAGTTGCTGTCTTCGGGTCTGCTGATGGTGGCCGAGGTGGTCTCGCCGAGCAGCGCCGAAGACGATCGGGTGAAGAAGCCTCCCATGTACGCCGCAGGCGGCGTTCCCGTCATGCTTCTGGTGGACCCGATCGCCGCACCGCCCACCGTCACCGTGCTCAGCGACGCCAAAGAAGGCGAATACCAGACCGTTACCCGCGTCGCCATGGGATCCACGGTGCACATCCCCGACCCGATCGGCTTCGACCTCGACACCGCTGTCTTCTCCAAGCTTTAA
- a CDS encoding extracellular solute-binding protein: MTKLFGAAPDPKGEMQQAVEKFLGKKLQITWVPNAEYADKVNVTLASGNVPQLMVVDPHGPAFVKAAQAGAFWDLTDKLDKYPNLKPTDKLRVLNASINGKSYTIPRMRPMLRSAVMIRKDWLEKLDLKLPESVDDLYTIAKAFTEKDPDGNGKKDTYGLIIPKWPGKYASSSPYDTLETWFGAPNGWGERNGKLVPGFDTPEFLEANKFLKKMIDEGLVNPDFASYDTAKWDDPFFQGKGGIIIDVNVRSRALLDKFRDDGDKNYGDRVAMVGNLKRSDGQKFSLPFTGYNDAIAISKQNVRTEQDLDNILKVLDKLGTKEGQVLVQNGIEGRNFKAEGDTAALINETDPAVRVVQDNVDQAFTQLGFKGDTTYGGLAYARTPSGQPYKDMIKLGLDLMNEDLKTAVNNPALPVVSPTAVAKGAQLDDIIPDARIKYLSGEINEEQLKAEIKRWYDAGGTQVATEINDLVSKLGTN; encoded by the coding sequence ATGACCAAGCTGTTCGGCGCCGCGCCCGACCCGAAGGGGGAGATGCAGCAGGCGGTCGAGAAGTTCCTCGGCAAGAAGCTCCAGATCACCTGGGTTCCCAACGCCGAGTACGCCGACAAGGTCAACGTCACGCTGGCTTCGGGCAACGTGCCGCAACTCATGGTCGTGGACCCGCACGGCCCGGCGTTCGTCAAGGCCGCGCAGGCCGGGGCGTTTTGGGACCTGACCGACAAGCTGGACAAGTACCCGAACCTGAAGCCCACGGACAAGCTCCGGGTGCTCAACGCCTCCATCAACGGCAAGTCCTACACCATCCCCCGGATGCGGCCCATGCTGCGTTCGGCGGTCATGATCCGTAAGGACTGGCTGGAGAAGCTCGACCTGAAGCTGCCCGAGAGCGTCGACGACCTCTACACCATCGCCAAGGCGTTCACCGAGAAGGACCCCGACGGCAACGGCAAGAAGGACACCTACGGCCTGATCATCCCCAAGTGGCCCGGCAAGTACGCCAGCTCCAGCCCCTATGACACGCTCGAGACCTGGTTCGGCGCCCCGAACGGCTGGGGCGAGCGCAACGGCAAGCTGGTCCCCGGCTTCGACACCCCCGAGTTCCTCGAGGCCAACAAGTTCCTGAAGAAGATGATCGACGAGGGCCTGGTCAACCCCGACTTCGCCAGCTACGACACGGCCAAGTGGGACGATCCGTTCTTCCAGGGCAAGGGCGGCATCATCATCGACGTGAACGTCCGCTCCAGGGCGCTGCTCGACAAGTTCAGGGACGACGGCGACAAGAACTACGGTGACAGGGTCGCCATGGTCGGCAACCTCAAGCGCTCCGACGGCCAGAAGTTCTCCCTGCCGTTCACCGGCTACAACGACGCCATCGCGATCTCCAAGCAGAACGTGCGGACCGAGCAGGACCTCGACAACATCCTCAAGGTCCTGGACAAGCTGGGGACGAAGGAAGGCCAGGTCCTGGTCCAGAACGGCATCGAGGGGCGCAACTTCAAGGCCGAGGGCGACACCGCCGCGCTGATCAACGAGACCGACCCCGCGGTCCGAGTCGTCCAGGACAACGTCGACCAGGCCTTCACCCAGCTCGGCTTCAAGGGCGACACGACGTACGGCGGCCTTGCCTACGCGCGCACGCCGTCCGGCCAGCCGTACAAGGACATGATCAAGCTGGGCCTCGACCTGATGAACGAGGACCTCAAGACGGCGGTGAACAACCCGGCGCTGCCCGTGGTCTCGCCCACAGCCGTCGCCAAGGGCGCGCAGCTCGACGACATCATCCCCGACGCCCGGATCAAGTACCTGTCGGGCGAGATCAACGAAGAGCAGCTGAAGGCCGAGATCAAGCGCTGGTACGACGCCGGCGGCACGCAGGTCGCCACCGAGATCAACGACCTGGTCTCCAAGCTCGGCACCAACTGA
- a CDS encoding carbohydrate ABC transporter permease, which yields MNSMKHKKLNTEYSTVGSRVFDVINVAVLVGLALITVLPLLYVLAGSFASESEIAARPFFLWPEKFVTDTYKFIFSTPTFVRALLTTIVVTAVGTVVQLVLTFTMAYPLAKRYLPGRTLVLNLVIFTLVFSGGMIPTYLVVRDMGLLDSYWALILPLAINPFYLIIVKSFFQELPQALEEAARIDGCNEMGVFFKIVLPLSKPIIATFALFYAVSIWNDYMSPLLYISDPSKWTLQILVRQLTSADQADALANMDRTFVPPEQGLKFAVVVIATLPILFFYPFLQKHFTKGVLIGGVKE from the coding sequence ATGAACAGCATGAAGCACAAGAAGCTGAACACCGAATACAGCACCGTGGGCAGCCGGGTGTTCGACGTGATCAACGTCGCCGTACTCGTCGGCCTGGCGCTGATCACGGTGCTGCCGCTGCTGTACGTGCTGGCAGGGTCCTTCGCGAGCGAGTCGGAGATCGCCGCGCGGCCGTTCTTCCTGTGGCCGGAGAAGTTCGTCACGGACACGTACAAGTTCATCTTCTCCACCCCCACCTTCGTCCGCGCGCTGCTCACGACCATCGTCGTGACGGCGGTCGGCACGGTGGTGCAGCTGGTGCTGACGTTCACCATGGCGTATCCGTTGGCCAAGCGGTACCTGCCGGGCCGGACGCTGGTGCTCAACCTGGTGATCTTCACGCTGGTCTTCTCCGGCGGCATGATCCCCACCTACCTGGTGGTGCGCGACATGGGGCTGCTGGACAGCTACTGGGCGCTGATCCTGCCGCTGGCGATCAATCCCTTCTATCTGATCATCGTGAAGAGCTTCTTCCAGGAGCTGCCGCAGGCACTGGAGGAGGCGGCGCGCATCGACGGCTGCAACGAGATGGGCGTCTTCTTCAAGATCGTCCTGCCGCTGTCGAAACCGATCATCGCGACCTTCGCGCTGTTCTACGCGGTGAGCATCTGGAACGACTACATGTCGCCGCTGCTGTACATCAGCGACCCCAGCAAGTGGACGCTGCAGATCCTGGTACGGCAGCTGACCAGCGCCGATCAGGCTGACGCGCTGGCGAACATGGACAGGACGTTCGTGCCGCCGGAGCAGGGGCTGAAGTTCGCCGTCGTGGTGATCGCGACGCTGCCGATCCTGTTCTTCTACCCGTTCCTGCAGAAGCACTTCACCAAGGGCGTGCTGATCGGGGGCGTCAAGGAGTGA
- a CDS encoding YesL family protein codes for MNHPAMSIRIQAACSELMWAVRLNLLWLVFTLAGGVVLGLGPATVAAYTLARRHARNETFHAWPEFWTVYRREFVRASLLVLPAAALTAVLVGNYLYLSALGPSMGALRIATFVALIALAGVGAYVGPLYAHYDLPLRAYWPKAAQLALMRPASSVLLLLALLAIAYATSAAPILAPLISFGAWIYLNTWLCQRFFAENEAQLHSKGNS; via the coding sequence ATGAATCATCCCGCCATGTCGATCAGGATCCAAGCTGCCTGCTCAGAGCTTATGTGGGCGGTCCGCCTGAACCTGTTGTGGCTTGTCTTCACGCTCGCCGGCGGTGTGGTTCTCGGGCTCGGGCCTGCCACTGTGGCCGCTTACACGCTGGCTCGGCGGCATGCTCGCAATGAAACGTTTCATGCCTGGCCCGAATTCTGGACCGTCTACCGACGGGAGTTCGTCCGGGCTTCGCTGCTGGTCCTGCCGGCCGCGGCGCTGACCGCCGTCCTGGTCGGCAATTATCTGTACCTCTCCGCACTCGGGCCCAGCATGGGAGCGTTGCGGATCGCGACCTTCGTGGCGCTCATCGCACTGGCCGGTGTGGGAGCGTACGTAGGGCCGCTCTACGCGCACTACGATCTGCCGCTACGGGCCTACTGGCCCAAGGCCGCACAGCTAGCGCTCATGCGTCCGGCCTCGTCCGTGCTGTTGCTGCTAGCGCTCCTAGCCATCGCCTACGCGACCTCGGCGGCGCCCATCCTCGCCCCGTTGATCAGCTTCGGCGCGTGGATCTACCTCAATACGTGGCTCTGCCAGCGCTTCTTCGCGGAGAACGAGGCGCAATTGCATTCGAAAGGGAACTCATGA
- a CDS encoding LacI family DNA-binding transcriptional regulator, translated as MATRNIKEVAQLARVSVGTVSNVLNRPEIVSPATRERVFEAIKKLGFVRNEVARHLRVGRSRTVGLVVLDVSNPFFVDVAQGAESVADDHDSMVVLCNSAGDPGRERRHLDQLEQQRVMGILITPVEMESPWLEELAGRGTPVVLVDSPATGLQCSVAVDDRLGGQIAGAHLIERGHRKILFVGGPTSIRQVADRHAGVSSAVAAADGAVELLTSTSPTLTVAEGRAVGERVAALPPEERPTAAFCANDMMALGFLQAMATHGLRVPEDLAIIGYDDIDFAAAAAVPLSSVRQPRELLGRTAIDLLLEEVADPEQHRHRQVIFQPDLVIRESSALRRDA; from the coding sequence ATGGCGACCAGAAACATCAAGGAGGTCGCGCAGCTGGCGCGAGTCTCTGTGGGCACGGTGAGCAATGTGCTCAACCGTCCGGAGATCGTGTCGCCTGCCACCCGCGAACGCGTCTTCGAAGCGATCAAGAAACTCGGCTTCGTCCGCAATGAGGTGGCCCGCCACCTGCGGGTGGGCCGCAGCCGCACGGTCGGCCTCGTCGTGCTCGACGTCTCCAACCCGTTCTTCGTCGATGTGGCCCAGGGCGCCGAGTCGGTGGCCGACGACCACGACTCGATGGTGGTGCTCTGCAACAGCGCCGGCGATCCCGGCCGCGAGCGCCGCCACCTCGACCAGCTCGAACAGCAGCGGGTCATGGGCATACTGATCACTCCCGTCGAGATGGAGAGCCCCTGGCTGGAGGAGCTGGCCGGCCGCGGCACGCCCGTGGTGCTGGTCGACAGCCCGGCGACCGGGCTGCAGTGCTCGGTGGCGGTCGACGACCGGCTCGGCGGGCAGATCGCCGGCGCCCACCTGATCGAGAGGGGGCACCGGAAGATCCTTTTCGTCGGAGGGCCGACGTCCATAAGACAGGTGGCGGACCGGCACGCGGGCGTCAGCAGCGCCGTCGCGGCCGCCGACGGCGCCGTCGAGCTGCTCACCTCCACGTCCCCGACGTTGACCGTCGCGGAGGGCCGGGCCGTCGGCGAGCGCGTGGCCGCCCTGCCCCCCGAGGAGCGCCCCACCGCGGCGTTCTGCGCGAACGACATGATGGCGCTGGGCTTCTTACAGGCCATGGCCACGCACGGACTCCGCGTGCCCGAGGACCTGGCCATCATCGGGTACGACGACATCGACTTCGCCGCGGCGGCAGCGGTCCCGCTGTCCTCCGTCAGGCAGCCGCGTGAGCTGCTCGGACGTACGGCCATCGACCTGCTGCTCGAGGAGGTCGCGGACCCCGAGCAGCACCGGCACAGGCAGGTCATCTTCCAGCCGGACCTGGTGATCCGCGAGTCGAGCGCGCTGCGCCGCGACGCCTGA
- a CDS encoding acVLRF1 family peptidyl-tRNA hydrolase: MSARPARGGGRWVTVPPERLHPWIDGFADRHGPFSASGDDRLVRLEAADGALAELHVPFPPMTPPGPPHVTRLVAHARAERRVGVFLVRLGGYAAGVFSGASLVASKVGSRLVQGRTAAGGWSQQRFARRRRNQAAQAYDDAVETAVRVLTPHLEELDGVVLGGDRRAVDALRDDRRLAPLLALETEPFLVVPDPRLAVLRDTPATFRAVRVRVVDPPGVSSPG; encoded by the coding sequence ATGAGTGCGCGTCCGGCCAGGGGCGGCGGCCGGTGGGTGACGGTGCCGCCGGAGCGCCTGCATCCGTGGATCGACGGGTTCGCGGACCGTCACGGGCCCTTCTCGGCCTCCGGTGACGACCGGCTCGTGCGGCTCGAGGCCGCCGACGGGGCGCTGGCCGAGCTGCACGTGCCGTTCCCGCCCATGACGCCGCCGGGGCCGCCGCACGTCACCCGGCTCGTCGCCCACGCGCGGGCGGAGCGGCGGGTGGGGGTGTTCCTGGTGCGGCTCGGGGGCTACGCGGCCGGGGTCTTCTCCGGGGCGTCGCTGGTGGCCTCCAAGGTGGGGTCGCGGCTCGTGCAGGGGCGCACGGCGGCGGGCGGGTGGTCGCAGCAGCGCTTCGCCCGGCGACGGCGCAACCAGGCGGCCCAGGCGTACGACGACGCGGTGGAGACCGCGGTGCGGGTGCTGACGCCGCACCTGGAGGAGCTGGACGGGGTGGTGCTGGGCGGGGACCGCCGGGCCGTGGACGCCCTGCGCGACGACCGGCGTCTCGCCCCGCTGCTCGCGCTGGAGACGGAGCCCTTCCTGGTGGTCCCGGATCCGAGGCTGGCCGTGCTCCGCGACACGCCGGCTACTTTCCGCGCCGTCCGCGTTCGCGTGGTGGATCCTCCCGGCGTCAGCTCTCCGGGGTGA
- a CDS encoding rhamnogalacturonan acetylesterase, with translation MTRAILLAGDSTVASCPAWEAPMSGWGAQLGPYVGVPVRNLAKGGATTASHRAEGLWAALMLEVVPGDTVVIQFGHNDQKDPAIPYQENLRAFVEEARGAGALAVLCTPVQRRRFEGERLVPTHGDCPDRVRALAAAEGVPLIDLTAATTELYERLGPGGSKALFTHFPPGRHPLYPDGVADDTHFSFRGADEVAAIVAERLKEILR, from the coding sequence GTGACCCGCGCCATCCTGCTGGCCGGTGACTCGACGGTCGCCTCGTGCCCGGCCTGGGAGGCGCCCATGTCCGGGTGGGGAGCCCAGCTCGGCCCGTACGTGGGCGTGCCCGTGCGCAACCTCGCCAAGGGCGGCGCCACCACGGCCAGCCACCGGGCCGAGGGGCTGTGGGCGGCGCTGATGCTCGAGGTCGTGCCCGGAGACACGGTCGTGATCCAGTTCGGGCACAACGACCAGAAGGATCCCGCGATCCCGTACCAGGAGAACCTGCGCGCCTTCGTCGAGGAGGCGCGCGGGGCGGGGGCGCTGGCGGTGCTGTGCACGCCGGTGCAGCGGCGCAGGTTCGAGGGGGAGCGGCTGGTGCCCACGCACGGCGACTGTCCCGACCGGGTGCGCGCGCTGGCCGCCGCCGAGGGCGTGCCGCTGATCGACCTGACCGCCGCCACGACCGAGCTGTACGAGCGGCTCGGCCCCGGCGGCTCCAAGGCGCTGTTCACGCACTTCCCGCCGGGACGGCATCCGCTCTACCCCGACGGGGTGGCCGACGACACCCACTTCAGCTTCCGCGGCGCCGACGAGGTGGCCGCGATCGTCGCCGAACGACTGAAGGAGATCCTCCGATGA